In a single window of the Raphanus sativus cultivar WK10039 chromosome 9, ASM80110v3, whole genome shotgun sequence genome:
- the LOC108824011 gene encoding plastid division protein PDV1, translated as MGEMEMEEIEAVLEKIWDLHDKLSDEIHLISRSHFLKSVKPPPRSEEKKKRNSHHSAEEKPQQGYVFIKGFPVNDNNDSAIQEAKSLNAIRTALEHLEDQLEFFHTIYTQQRTERDVAVSRLEQSRMLLAKRLAEHHGKSYGVLDEALAFVGTIKTATHQVYNSSPNPAGANSTPKSSNFVVNAFAWTFGFSKRALGFNHVRGVLGNAAIFAISMVAMLHLQQVASSEHHRLGGKKEERYQLRKAYRGEMSSSDISLDHLDVMMARG; from the exons ATGGGAGAGATGGAGATGGAAGAAATCGAAGCAGTCCTCGAGAAAATCTGGGATCTGCACGACAAGCTCAGCGACGAGATTCACTTGATTTCCCGCTCTCACTTCCTCAAATCCGTCAAACCACCTCCTAGATccgaggagaagaagaagaggaacagCCACCACTCCGCCGAAGAGAAGCCACAGCAGGGATACGTCTTCATCAAGGGCTTCCCCGTTAACGACAACAACGATTCAGCGATTCAAGAGGCCAAGAGTCTTAACGCGATTCGAACCGCGCTTGAGCACCTCGAAGACCAGCTCGAGTTCTTCCAT ACTATATACACACAGCAACGAACAGAGAGAGATGTAGCGGTTTCCCGGCTTGAACAGAGCAGGATGTTACTAGCAAAGAGATTGGCTGAACACCACGGGAAGAGCTACGGAGTTCTAGATGAAGCTCTTGCCTTCGTTGGGACCATTAAAACCGCTACACATCAAGTTTACAACTCCTCTCCAAACCCAGCCGGGGCTAACTCTACTCCAAAGTCGTCGAACTTTGTAGTCAACGCCTTTGCGTGGACTTTCGGGTTTTCCAAAAGAGCACTTGGATTCAACCATGTGAGAGGCGTTCTAGGAAACGCTGCTATATTCGCTATAAGCATGGTCGCTATGCTACATCTTCAGCAAGTGGCGTCTAGTGAACATCATCGTCTAGGAgggaagaaagaagagagataCCAACTGAGGAAAGCATACAGAGGAGAGATGTCTTCGTCTGACATAAGCTTGGACCACTTGGACGTGATGATGGCTCGTGGTTAA
- the LOC108826274 gene encoding arabinogalactan protein 22: protein MASLKFPLEILAVFVIISVILLPIAHAQSPSPAPAPTSDGTSIDQGVAYVLMMVALALTYFIH from the exons atggcGTCCCTGAAATTTCCATTGGAGATTCTCGCCGTCTTCGTCATCATCTCCGTGATTCTCTTGCCGATTGCTCATGCGCAATCCCCTTCGCCTGCTCCTGCACCCACCAGCGAtg GAACATCGATAGATCAGGGGGTAGCGTATGTTCTAATGATGGTTGCTTTGGCGTTGACTTATTTCATCCATTAA
- the LOC108827205 gene encoding probable disease resistance protein At4g33300 gives MIEQLRSMNIGGGGMIRDAMETETSEDYEKFGVGLEIGKRKVKKMMFNAEEGGLFWISGMGGVGKTTLARDLERDDEVRCYFENMILFLTVITISDF, from the exons ATGATTGAGCAGTTACGTTCAATGAATATCGGAGGAGGAGGGATGATAAGAGATGCGATGGAGACTGAGACGAGCGAGGACTATGAGAAGTTTGGGGTTGGTTTGGAGATTGGTAAGAGGAaggtgaagaagatgatgttcaacGCTGAAGAAGGTGGGCTTTTTTGGATTAGTGGTATGGGGGGCGTCGGTAAAACCACTCTTGCTAGAGACCTTGAACGTGACGATGAAGTCCGAT gtTATTTCGAGAACATGATTTTGTTTCTGACTGTTATCACAATATCCGATTTTTGA
- the LOC130499645 gene encoding uncharacterized protein LOC130499645: MRISNPCFFSSSVMYSEKEDMFRIVGSGGHLIGSWDLRKHKYTPTIQRLQFQNLPELSKAKRELLHSCHTSEHLVESRTTGETFMLKWYKRTAKTIYRTERMETEALMVFKIDDEGGNAVYTQDIGDLCIFLTRSESFCVPACSVRRMRRNRVKIMDVDEITVVDLAAQSWK; encoded by the coding sequence ATGAGAATCTCAAACCCttgtttcttctcctcctctgtcATGTATTCGGAGAAAGAGGACATGTTCCGCATTGTCGGATCTGGAGGCCACCTTATCGGATCATGGGATCTCCGCAAACACAAGTACACACCAACGATTCAGAGACTTCAATTTCAAAACCTTCCGGAGCTGAGCAAGGCCAAACGGGAGCTTCTGCATTCGTGTCACACAAGCGAGCACTTGGTGGAGTCAAGAACCACCGGTGAAACTTTCATGCTTAAATGGTACAAAAGGACGGCCAAGACCATCTACCGTACAGAGAGAATGGAAACAGAAGCTTTAATGGTCTTCAAGATAGACGACGAAGGTGGTAACGCTGTTTACACTCAAGATATTGGTGATCTCTGCATTTTCCTCACAAGGTCTGAATCTTTCTGTGTCCCTGCTTGCTCTGTTCGTCGCATGCGTCGTAACCGAGTCAAAATTATGGATGTCGACGAAATCACTGTTGTCGATCTGGCTGCTCAAAGTTGGAAATGA